The proteins below come from a single Epinephelus moara isolate mb chromosome 19, YSFRI_EMoa_1.0, whole genome shotgun sequence genomic window:
- the si:dkey-103j14.5 gene encoding isoaspartyl peptidase/L-asparaginase: MADGLLKPGDRERDSKMSTIIVVHGGAWAIPDELAESSVDGVKFAACEGSKVLKGGGSALDAVEAAVRSMEDNIEFNAGNGATLNAAGEVEMDAIIMDGKTLSSGAVSAVKNITNPVSLARAVMEKTTNVILTSRGANLFAESIGMATVPTDTLVSVYERKEWERRKAYVTGVMEDFNSQWAHDTVGAVALDCAGNVACATSTGGIRHKMVGRVGDSPIIGSGGYADNFTGAVSCTGHGESILKVTLARLILSHVAQGKSLADSSQLSLKYMGDRVQGAGGAIAVSPSGQWAVAFTTVRMAWAAVDGDVLCYGLNPGERFKEQLAQ; the protein is encoded by the exons ATGGCGGATGGTCTCTTGAAGCCAGGGGACCGGGAAAG GGACTCAAAGATGTCAACCATCATAGTTGTGCACGGTGGGGCGTGGGCCATACCGGATGAGCTGGCTGAGTCCAGTGTTGATGGAGTCAAGTTTGCAGCATGTGAAGGGTCTAAGGTGCtgaaaggaggaggaagtgcACTTGATGCTGTCGAGGCGGCTGTGAGGTCTATGGAGGATAACATTGAGTTTAATGCAG GGAACGGAGCAACGCTAAATGCCGCTGGAGAAGTGGAGATGGATGCCATTATCATGGATGGAAAGACGCTTTCCAGTGGCGCTGTGTCCGCAGTGAAGAACATTACCAACCCTGTGTCACTGGCACGGGCAGTGATGGAGAAG ACCACCAACGTCATCTTGACGAGCAGAGGTGCAAACCTGTTTGCAGAGAGCATTGGCATGGCCACGGTTCCCACTGACACACTGGTGTCTGTGTATGAGAGGAAAGAGTGGGAGAGGCGCAAGGCTTATGTTACTGGAGTTATGGAGGATTTCAACTCTCAGTG GGCCCATGATACTGTTGGGGCGGTTGCTTTGGACTGTGCTGGTAATGTTGCATGTGCAACATCAACTGGAGGGATCAGACATAAAATGGTTGGCAGAGTGGGAGACTCTCCGATCATTG GCTCTGGAGGATATGCAGACAACTTCACTGGTGCAGTGTCTTGTACCGGTCATGGAGAGTCTATCCTTAAAGTCACACTGGCCAGACTCATTCTTTCACACGTTGCACAAG GTAAATCACTGGCTGATTCTTCCCAGTTGTCTCTGAAGTACATGGGAGACCGTGTTCAGGGTGCAGGAGGTGCTATTGCAGTTTCTCCGTCAGGACAGTGGGCAGTCGCCTTTACCACAGTGCGAATGGCTTGGGCAGCAGTGGATGGTGATGTTCTGTGTTATGGATTAAACCCAGGCGAAAGATTTAAAGAGCAGTTAGCCCAATAA